From the genome of Haloterrigena sp. KLK7, one region includes:
- a CDS encoding PstS family phosphate ABC transporter substrate-binding protein, giving the protein MADNQFGRDAVSRRKFIAATGAMGTAAIAGCSETSDGNDNGEVIVKGSSTVFPISDEMAQRFMDENSDVNVTVDSTGSGGGFENHFCPGDADINGASRKIKSEEEDHCAENDVTPIEMHIGGDALTVAVSNDNDWVDSMTFDQLAQIWSDDSVTTWSDVESDWPDEEIELYGPDTTSGTYDWFTENVNGGSHRTEYEGTEDDNTIIQGLEDSQYAMGYFGYAYYSENEDRVKALEIAESEGDDPTAPSLQAASEGSYPLARPLFIYPAEESLDRDPVYNFVEFYLENSSADWIADEVGYVPANQDMVDENMSKLEDATGE; this is encoded by the coding sequence GACGCAGTATCGCGACGGAAGTTCATCGCCGCGACCGGTGCTATGGGTACGGCCGCTATTGCGGGGTGCAGTGAAACGAGCGACGGGAACGACAACGGTGAAGTTATCGTCAAGGGTTCGAGTACCGTCTTCCCGATCTCCGACGAGATGGCCCAGCGGTTTATGGACGAGAACTCGGACGTCAACGTCACGGTCGACTCGACCGGGAGCGGTGGCGGCTTCGAGAACCACTTCTGTCCCGGAGACGCCGACATCAACGGCGCATCGCGCAAGATCAAGTCGGAGGAAGAGGACCACTGTGCCGAGAACGACGTCACGCCGATCGAGATGCACATCGGTGGCGACGCGCTCACAGTAGCTGTCAGCAACGACAACGACTGGGTCGACAGTATGACCTTCGACCAGCTGGCACAGATCTGGAGCGACGACAGCGTCACCACGTGGTCCGACGTCGAGTCCGACTGGCCCGACGAAGAAATCGAACTCTACGGCCCCGACACGACCTCAGGGACCTACGACTGGTTCACCGAGAACGTCAACGGCGGCAGTCACCGAACCGAGTACGAGGGCACCGAGGACGACAACACCATCATTCAGGGTCTCGAGGACAGCCAGTACGCGATGGGATACTTCGGCTACGCCTACTACTCCGAAAACGAGGACCGCGTCAAAGCCCTCGAGATCGCAGAGAGCGAGGGCGACGATCCGACCGCCCCGAGTCTGCAGGCGGCCAGCGAGGGTTCGTATCCGCTGGCCCGACCGCTGTTCATCTACCCCGCCGAGGAATCCCTCGATCGCGATCCGGTCTATAACTTCGTCGAGTTCTACCTCGAGAACTCGAGCGCTGACTGGATCGCCGACGAGGTCGGCTACGTCCCGGCGAACCAGGATATGGTCGACGAGAACATGAGCAAGCTCGAAGACGCGACGGGCGAGTAA